A region from the Triticum urartu cultivar G1812 chromosome 1, Tu2.1, whole genome shotgun sequence genome encodes:
- the LOC125532893 gene encoding putative cyclin-dependent kinase F-2, whose amino-acid sequence MAKDDDGAVTTIASRVASICAVIDHAVASETLSARRVAAISAMIHDVASAAEEGATRSTGKRRRMGSSRSYQEARRIGEGRFGVVLRARHRATGQTIALKGLRWTTRHSPGSDQLVGKLLREACFMAACGGHPSVVALKGIARVPGTSDYAIVMEYVGRSLDQVVYDRMGRLGRPFTEDEVRGVMRQLLAGADAMHERRIIHRDIKPSNVLVVYDGGGGGGDDDLVVKICDYGLAMSMAEQNADGAFLAAGTRSYMAPEMLLAKPRYDTRVDMWSLGCVMAEMLTGEVLFERADTMAGQLYKIFDVLGVPEKKKALKAFKSPFSFLAGEVKRWRQARRGGRLRELFPEQTLSKDGFKVLKGLLTCSPSKRLDAASALRLPWFADADDDHAPVAAAVSKSDGAAASIRALASHSWQMALSCFGRPVAP is encoded by the exons ATGGCTAAGGATGACGACGGCGCAGTGACAACGATCGCCTCCAGGGTCGCCTCCATCTGCGCCGTCATCGACCACGCCGTTGCGTCGGAAACCCTGAGCGCCAGGCGAGTCGCCGCCATCTCCGCCATGATCCACGACGTCGCCTCCGCCGCGGAGGAGGGGGCGACGAGAAGCACCGGGAAGCGGCGGCGCATGGGCAGCTCACGCAGCTACCAGGAGGCGCGCAGGATCGGCGAGGGCCGCTTCGGCGTCGTCCTCAGGGCGCGCCACCGCGCCACCGGCCAGACCATCGCCCTCAAGGGCCTCCGCTGGACGACGCGCCACAGCCCCGGCTCCGACCAGCTCGTCGGCAAGCTCCTGCGAGAGGCCTGCTTCATGGCGGCCTGCGGCGGCCACCCCTCCGTCGTCGCTCTCAAGGGAATCGCGCGCGTGCCCGGCACCAGCGACTACGCCATCGTCATGGAGTACGTCGGCCGGAGCCTGGACCAGGTCGTCTACGACCGCATGGGCCGCCTCGGCCGCCCGTTCACGGAGGACGAGGTCCGCGGCGTCATGCGGCAGTTGCTGGCCGGCGCGGACGCCATGCACGAGCGCCGCATCATCCACCGCGACATCAAGCCGTCCAACGTCCTCGTCGTctacgacggcggcggcggcggcggtgatgaTGACCTCGTCGTCAAGATCTGCGACTACGGGCTGGCGATGTCCATGGCCGAGCAGAACGCCGACGGCGCGTTCCTGGCCGCCGGAACGAGGTCGTACATGGCGCCGGAGATGCTGCTGGCGAAGCCGCGCTACGACACGCGCGTCGACATGTGGTCCCTGGGCTGCGTCATGGCCGAGATGCTCACCGGCGAGGTGCTCTTCGAGAGGGCGGACACCATGGCCGGCCAGCTCTACAAGATCTTCGATGTGCTCGGCGTGCCAGAAAAGAAGAAGGCGCTTAAGGCCTTCAAGTCGCCGTTCTCGTTCCTCGCCGGCGAGGTGAAGCGGTGGCGGCAAGCTCGGCGCGGTGGCAGGCTGCGCGAGCTGTTCCCGGAGCAGACGCTGTCCAAGGACGGGTTCAAGGTCTTGAAAGGGCTGCTCACGTGCAGCCCCAGCAAGCGGCTGGACGCGGCCTCCGCGCTCCGGCTTCCGTGGTTCGCTGACGCCGACGACGACCACGCTCCTGTAGCCGCTGCAGTTTCGAAGAGCGATGGCGCGGCCGCGAGCATTCGCGCGCTGGCGTCGCACTCCTGGCAGATGGCTTTGTCGTGCTTTGGGCGACCG GTTGCCCCTTAA
- the LOC125515703 gene encoding receptor protein kinase-like protein ZAR1 produces MAAVLPLLLLLALALPAATDALTADGQALLSFRAAVLRDPTGALADWNASDADPCSWNGVACDDAAIRRVVALSLPRKGLVAALPASALPASLRHLNLRGNRLYGALPPALLAGAAGLQSLVLYGNELDGPVPAELGDLPYLQILDLSSNSLNGSLPGSILKCRRLRRLSLGRNNLTGPIPPGFGRELSALEQLNLSYNRFSGAVPDDIGNLSRLEGTVDLSHNGFSGPIPASLGKLPEKVYIDLSYNNLSGPIPQNGALDNRGPSAFLGNPGLCGPPLESPCSPPSSNPSVPKDGESGAGGNGSGRSKGLGKAAIVAIVLGDVVGILIIALVFFYCYWKKVSPKEKGHGAGTGSKESRSGCFSRDEPETPIEQHDLVLLDQKVRFDLDELLKASAFVLGKSGIGIVYKVVLEDGLTMAVRRLGEGGLQRFKEFRTEVEAIGKVQHPNIVTLRAYYWSFDEKLLIYDYISNGSLSSAIHGKPGTMTFTPLTWNARLKIMKGVANGMSFLHEFSPKKYVHGDLRPNNVLLGKDMEPYISDFGLGRLANIAGGAAPSSQSDRIGVEKAQSLQPDSSMSPLVSKEGSCYQAPEALKTLKPSQKWDVYSYGVILLEMITGRSPIALLETMQMDLVQWVQFCIEEKKPSADVLDPFLAGDSEQEGEMIAVLKVALACVHANPERRPTMRNVTETLERLSASVSS; encoded by the exons ATGGCCGCCGTCCtcccgctcctcctcctcctagcCCTCGCGCtccccgccgccaccgacgcGCTCACCGCCGACGGCCAGGCGCTGCTCTCCTTCCGGGCCGCCGTCCTGCGTGACCCCACGGGGGCCCTCGCCGACTGGAACGCCTCCGATGCCGACCCCTGCTCCTGGAACGGCGTCGCCTGCGACGACGCCGCCATCCGCCGGGTCGTCGCGCTCTCCCTTCCCAGGAAGGGCCTCGTCGCCGCCCTACCGGCGTCCGCGCTCCCGGCCTCCCTCCGCCACCTCAACCTCCGCGGCAACCGCCTCTACGGCGCCCTGCCGCCCGCGCTCCTCGCCGGCGCCGCGGGGCTGCAGAGCCTCGTCCTCTACGGGAACGAGCTCGACGGGCCCGTCCCCGCGGAGCTCGGGGACCTCCCCTACCTCCAAATCTTGGACCTCTCCTCCAACTCTCTCAACGGCTCTCTCCCCGGGTCGATCCTGAAATGCAGGCGCCTCCGCAGGCTGTCCCTCGGCCGGAACAACCTCACGGGCCCGATCCCGCCGGGGTTCGGCCGGGAGCTCTCGGCGCTGGAGCAGCTCAATCTGTCCTACAACCGCTTCTCCGGCGCCGTCCCGGACGACATCGGGAACCTGTCCAGGCTCGAGGGGACGGTGGACCTGTCGCACAATGGCTTCTCCGGGCCGATTCCGGCGAGCCTGGGGAAATTGCCGGAGAAGGTCTACATTGATCTCTCCTATAACAACCTGTCAGGGCCGATTCCGCAGAATGGGGCGCTTGACAACCGTGGCCCCTCGGCGTTCTTGGGCAACCCAGGGCTGTGTGGGCCGCCGCTCGAGAGCCCCTGCTCGCCGCCATCGTCCAACCCGTCTGTTCCGAAGGATGGGGAGTCCGGTGCCGGGGGCAACGGGAGTGGGAGGAGCAAGGGGTTGGGGAAGGCTGCCATTGTGGCCATTGTTCTGGGTGATGTGGTAGGGATCTTGATCATTGCCCTGGTGTTCTTCTACTGCTACTGGAAGAAAGTTTCCCCCAAGGAGAAGGGACATGGTGCGGGCACCGGCTCCAAAGAGTCGAGGTCTGGTTGTTTTAGCAGGGACGAGCCTGAGACTCCAATAGAGCAGCACGACCTCGTGTTGTTGGACCAGAAAGTGAGGTTTGATCTCGATGAGCTGCTCAAGGCATCAGCATTTGTGCTCGGGAAGAGTGGGATAGGGATTGTGTACAAGGTAGTTCTTGAGGATGGGCTCACCATGGCGGTGAGGCGGCTCGGCGAGGGGGGATTGCAAAGGTTTAAGGAGTTTCGGACTGAGGTTGAGGCCATTGGCAAGGTTCAGCATCCCAATATTGTTACCTTGAGGGCCTACTACTGGTCGTTTGATGAGAAGTTGCTGATATATGATTACATTTCAAATGGCAGCCTCTCTTCAGCAATTCATG GTAAACCTGGGACAATGACATTCACACCATTGACATGGAATGCACGTCTAAAGATCATGAAAGGAGTTGCAAATGGGATGTCTTTTTTGCATGAATTCAGTCCCAAGAAGTATGTACATGGGGACTTGAGGCCGAACAATGTCCTTCTTGGAAAGGACATGGAACCGTATATTTCAGATTTCGGCCTCGGGCGACTAGCAAACATTGCTGGTGGAGCAGCACCTTCTTCGCAATCGGATCGGATTGGCGTCGAAAAGGCTCAGAGTCTGCAGCCAGATTCCTCAATGAGCCCTCTTGTGAGCAAAGAAGGTTCATGCTACCAAGCACCAGAAGCACTGAAAACATTGAAACCGTCGCAGAAATGGGATGTCTACTCCTATGGTGTGATCTTGCTCGAAATGATTACTGGTAGATCGCCCATCGCTCTCTTGGAAACTATGCAGATGGATCTTGTCCAGTGGGTCCAGTTCTGTATAGAAGAGAAGAAACCATCCGCTGATGTGCTCGATCCTTTTCTCGCCGGGGACTCTGAACAGGAAGGTGAGATGATCGCTGTACTCAAAGTCGCTCTCGCTTGCGTTCATGCTAATCCCGAGCGAAGACCGACGATGAGAAATGTCACAGAAACCTTGGAGCGCCTGAGCGCTTCAGTTTCAAGCTAG